Proteins encoded within one genomic window of Rossellomorea vietnamensis:
- a CDS encoding long-chain-fatty-acid--CoA ligase produces the protein MHVPLVLTDFLDRAVELYGDKVAIIDDEKRLTYKQLGDRVNQLARGLKEFGIEKGDKVAYLAPNTTEMLEGFYGVYSVGGVMTPLNTRLKPADYQFILTHSESKALFVDEELYPLVQPILPKVPHLKHVVIHGNTRDGHRGYDEWRGSFSREPFSRAELEETDIASLLYTSGTTGDPKGVLLTHRSNYLHALSSMHHLRVTDQDTLLHVLPMFHVNGWGSPFYYTANGATQVMLRKVDPEVILDKVEKHDVTVMHMAPTVLNMLLESYPDRDRSTGKNIRVVIAGSAPPPAFVRKVEENLKWEFIQVYGMTEISPLITTSILRSSEQDRPKEETYRLKAKAGYSMIGSRVKVVNELGEEVLHDGKAIGEIVTRTNTVMEGYYKNPEATNQTIREGWLHTGDMATVDEDGYIEIVDRMKDVIISGGENISSIEVEGALYEHDGVLEAAVVAIPHERWGEVPHAVVVLRDGHILTEQDLIDFTREKLAHFKAPKSITFAKELPKTASGKIQKVVIRKEFWKDHDRMVH, from the coding sequence ATGCACGTACCATTGGTGTTAACGGATTTTCTGGATCGGGCAGTGGAGTTATACGGGGATAAGGTAGCGATCATCGATGACGAAAAGCGTTTGACGTATAAACAACTCGGTGACCGTGTGAACCAACTGGCAAGGGGACTGAAGGAGTTTGGAATAGAAAAAGGGGATAAGGTGGCGTATCTTGCTCCCAATACGACGGAGATGCTGGAAGGATTTTATGGCGTTTACTCTGTCGGAGGAGTCATGACGCCTTTGAATACCAGATTAAAGCCAGCCGATTATCAATTTATCCTCACACATAGTGAGAGTAAGGCACTGTTTGTCGATGAGGAACTCTATCCGTTGGTCCAGCCGATTCTACCAAAGGTCCCTCACTTGAAGCATGTGGTCATTCACGGGAATACGAGGGACGGCCATCGGGGCTATGATGAGTGGCGCGGCTCGTTCAGTCGCGAGCCTTTCTCCCGTGCCGAACTGGAAGAGACGGATATCGCGTCCCTTCTTTATACAAGCGGGACGACGGGGGATCCGAAGGGGGTGCTCCTCACACACAGGTCCAATTATTTGCATGCCCTATCGTCCATGCATCATTTGCGGGTGACGGATCAGGATACGCTTCTTCACGTCCTGCCCATGTTCCATGTGAACGGTTGGGGGTCACCATTTTATTATACGGCCAATGGCGCAACCCAGGTGATGCTCAGAAAAGTGGATCCGGAAGTGATTCTCGATAAGGTGGAGAAGCATGATGTGACCGTTATGCATATGGCACCGACCGTACTCAACATGCTCCTCGAGTCCTATCCGGACAGGGATCGCTCCACCGGGAAAAATATAAGGGTTGTCATTGCCGGGTCTGCCCCGCCGCCGGCATTCGTCCGGAAAGTAGAGGAGAATTTGAAGTGGGAATTCATCCAGGTGTACGGGATGACGGAAATCTCACCCCTTATCACGACTTCTATCTTAAGATCCTCGGAACAGGACCGGCCCAAGGAAGAAACATACCGCCTGAAGGCGAAAGCGGGATACAGCATGATCGGGAGTAGGGTGAAGGTGGTCAACGAACTCGGGGAAGAGGTGCTTCATGATGGAAAAGCGATTGGTGAAATCGTGACGAGGACCAATACGGTGATGGAAGGATATTATAAAAATCCGGAAGCCACCAATCAAACGATCAGGGAAGGATGGCTGCATACGGGAGATATGGCGACGGTCGATGAAGACGGCTACATCGAAATCGTCGACCGGATGAAAGACGTCATCATAAGCGGCGGAGAAAACATTTCGTCCATTGAGGTGGAGGGAGCCCTTTACGAGCATGATGGTGTCCTGGAAGCAGCGGTGGTGGCCATTCCCCATGAACGATGGGGGGAAGTTCCCCATGCAGTGGTGGTTCTAAGAGACGGACACATATTGACAGAACAGGACCTGATCGACTTCACGAGAGAAAAGCTTGCACACTTCAAGGCACCAAAGAGCATTACTTTCGCGAAAGAATTACCTAAAACCGCATCAGGAAAGATCCAAAAAGTGGTGATCCGGAAAGAGTTTTGGAAGGATCATGACCGGATGGTTCATTAA
- a CDS encoding thioredoxin family protein has protein sequence MQSIKNKETFDDLITSTEPVIVKFHADWCPDCRRMDMFIDEIMEEFNQYKWYDINKDEFPEIAEKYDVMGIPSLLVYKNGEKIAHLHSANAKSPEQVTEFLNTL, from the coding sequence ATGCAATCAATCAAAAATAAAGAAACCTTTGACGATCTTATTACTTCAACAGAGCCTGTCATCGTAAAATTCCATGCAGACTGGTGCCCTGACTGCCGTAGAATGGATATGTTCATTGATGAAATCATGGAAGAATTCAATCAATATAAATGGTATGACATCAATAAGGACGAATTCCCGGAAATCGCAGAGAAATATGACGTCATGGGCATCCCAAGCCTGCTCGTCTACAAAAACGGCGAAAAAATCGCGCACCTGCACAGCGCCAACGCCAAATCACCAGAACAAGTGACAGAATTCCTGAACACCTTATAA
- a CDS encoding H-type small acid-soluble spore protein: MDQNRVKQILSSSADIEVKYRDASVWIDSVKEDGKTAVVHLRGPSEERSEVSISDLEEV; this comes from the coding sequence ATGGATCAAAATCGAGTCAAACAAATCTTATCTTCTTCAGCCGACATCGAAGTCAAGTACCGGGATGCGTCCGTCTGGATCGACTCTGTCAAAGAAGACGGAAAAACAGCCGTAGTGCACCTTCGTGGACCATCGGAAGAACGTTCCGAAGTCAGTATTTCTGATTTAGAAGAAGTATAA
- a CDS encoding IS3 family transposase, with the protein MGKCVPKKVESFSGESECLPRKAQAKLAFELKEEGFRLKDIFQVVGIPEATYHYHVKGFDKEDSNAELKELITSLFKKFHERYGYKRITKELKKLGHHINHKKVYRIMRDIGLKCVKFMRKSRKYNSYKGNVGKVAKNRLSRRFNTHVPLQKLVTDITEFKCLNEEKLYLNPILDLYNGEIIAYGIRKRPTLDLVTEPLHETIEIIRDHAIYRTTIHSDQGWHYQHNQWVKTLKKNNVFQSMSRKATCADNAVMENFFGVLKQEMYYGEKLVTFEDLRSRIEEYIHWYNHERSKEKLDGLSPVEYRTQSIQSAA; encoded by the coding sequence ATTGGAAAATGCGTACCTAAAAAAGTTGAGAGCTTTTCGGGAGAATCCGAATGCCTTCCGCGAAAAGCACAAGCCAAGCTCGCATTCGAACTTAAAGAAGAAGGATTCCGATTAAAAGATATTTTTCAAGTAGTGGGGATTCCCGAAGCAACCTACCACTATCATGTGAAGGGTTTTGACAAAGAGGATTCAAATGCAGAATTAAAAGAACTCATTACTTCCCTATTTAAAAAATTTCATGAACGTTATGGGTATAAACGGATTACGAAGGAATTAAAGAAATTAGGTCATCATATCAATCATAAAAAAGTATATCGTATTATGCGAGACATCGGATTGAAATGTGTAAAATTCATGCGGAAATCCCGTAAATACAATTCGTATAAGGGGAACGTTGGAAAGGTGGCAAAGAACCGATTATCACGCCGGTTTAACACGCATGTCCCTCTACAAAAATTAGTAACTGACATTACAGAATTTAAATGTCTAAACGAAGAGAAGTTATATTTAAATCCCATTCTTGACCTCTATAACGGAGAAATCATCGCGTACGGAATCAGGAAACGTCCCACGTTAGATCTAGTCACGGAACCTTTACATGAAACGATAGAAATAATAAGAGATCACGCAATCTATCGAACCACCATCCATTCTGATCAAGGCTGGCATTACCAGCACAATCAATGGGTGAAGACATTAAAGAAGAATAATGTATTCCAAAGCATGTCACGGAAAGCTACATGCGCAGACAACGCTGTAATGGAAAACTTTTTTGGTGTTTTGAAGCAGGAAATGTATTATGGAGAAAAATTAGTTACCTTTGAGGATTTGAGAAGCCGGATTGAAGAATATATCCACTGGTACAATCATGAACGTTCAAAAGAAAAATTGGATGGACTTAGTCCAGTCGAATACCGAACTCAGTCCATCCAATCAGCTGCATAA
- a CDS encoding dimethylarginine dimethylaminohydrolase family protein, producing the protein MSLNSPLVPKSKTHCTNEYGKLMKVVVVSPENMQINEIINETQKHFLKENIDIDKAVSQHKTFVEALEENGSEVIHLQPSPEFNEQVFTRDIGFTIHDQFFVASMNTDVRRGEVKILKHWLEENEVPYTELLHSIEGGDVLVDEENIWIGVSGRTNQLAIQSLRNQLTPYTVHELPLREDILHLDCVFTIISSEWALVYPPAFSEGDLETIKKHYNIITVTDEEQFQMGPNVLAIGDGKIISLTQNQALNERIRAEGFDVIELDLSEIIKSGGSFRCCTLPLIRE; encoded by the coding sequence ATGAGTTTAAATTCCCCGTTGGTTCCAAAATCAAAAACACATTGTACCAATGAGTATGGAAAGTTAATGAAAGTGGTCGTGGTTTCACCTGAAAATATGCAAATCAATGAAATCATAAATGAAACACAAAAACATTTTTTGAAAGAAAATATTGATATAGATAAAGCTGTTTCCCAACATAAAACATTTGTTGAAGCGCTGGAGGAAAATGGATCTGAGGTGATTCACCTTCAACCTTCTCCTGAATTCAATGAACAAGTCTTCACGAGAGATATCGGTTTCACGATTCATGATCAGTTTTTCGTCGCATCGATGAATACGGATGTCAGGCGGGGGGAAGTGAAAATCCTCAAGCACTGGCTGGAAGAAAACGAGGTACCATATACCGAACTTCTCCATTCCATTGAAGGTGGGGATGTTCTTGTTGATGAAGAAAATATCTGGATCGGCGTGAGCGGTCGAACGAATCAGCTTGCAATACAATCCCTGAGGAATCAGCTCACACCATATACCGTACATGAACTCCCATTAAGGGAAGACATTCTCCATTTGGATTGTGTATTCACCATCATTTCCAGTGAATGGGCACTTGTATATCCGCCGGCCTTTTCCGAAGGGGATCTCGAGACCATCAAGAAGCACTACAACATCATTACGGTGACGGATGAAGAACAATTTCAAATGGGACCGAATGTATTGGCAATCGGAGATGGGAAAATCATCAGTCTCACCCAGAACCAAGCTCTGAATGAGAGAATCAGGGCAGAAGGGTTTGACGTGATCGAACTGGACTTATCGGAAATCATCAAGTCAGGCGGGTCATTCCGCTGCTGTACGCTTCCCCTTATAAGAGAATGA
- a CDS encoding transposase, with amino-acid sequence MAKYSEEFKLKLVTEYLDGHLGYKSLAKKYNLPSKTPLLDWVRAYKTQGIEGIKRREINKAYSVQFKLDTILFMLETGASYQETAEQFKLNNPSLIHSWTKIFNEQGVDGLKPKLKGRPSMSKKPNKSEKKEEKKVTREEELERENELLRLENAYLKKLRAFRENPNAFREKHKPSSHSNLKKKDSD; translated from the coding sequence ATGGCTAAATATAGTGAAGAATTTAAACTAAAACTTGTCACCGAGTATCTGGATGGCCATCTTGGATATAAATCATTGGCGAAAAAATATAACCTACCTTCTAAGACACCACTACTAGATTGGGTAAGAGCTTATAAAACACAAGGAATAGAAGGTATAAAGCGAAGAGAAATAAACAAAGCGTACTCTGTTCAATTTAAATTAGATACGATACTATTTATGTTAGAGACAGGCGCTTCTTATCAGGAAACTGCGGAACAATTTAAGCTGAACAATCCTTCATTAATTCATTCTTGGACGAAAATATTTAATGAACAAGGAGTAGATGGCCTGAAACCTAAATTAAAGGGGAGACCTTCTATGTCTAAGAAACCTAATAAATCGGAGAAGAAGGAAGAGAAAAAGGTAACACGCGAAGAGGAATTAGAACGCGAGAATGAATTACTGCGATTGGAAAATGCGTACCTAAAAAAGTTGAGAGCTTTTCGGGAGAATCCGAATGCCTTCCGCGAAAAGCACAAGCCAAGCTCGCATTCGAACTTAAAGAAGAAGGATTCCGATTAA
- a CDS encoding alkaline phosphatase, translating to MKKSMKKILPLAVVSSLALGSVIGMNQDNTEAKAKESKNGKAKNVIFMIGDGMGVPYTTALRYMNDNPDTMEMEKTAFDPYLVGLQTTYPEDEKENVTDSAAAATAMSGGVKTYNNAIAVDNDKSDVKTVLEQAKENNMSTGIVSTSEITHATPASYGAHEESRKSEDAIANDYYDEMINGKHKIDVMLGGGTDFFERDDRNIAEQFKKDGYSYVKSADELKKDKNDQILGLFAESGMDKMIDRDEKQPSLADMTTAALDRLKGDKDGFFLMVEGSQIDWAGHDNDVVGAMSEMRDFEQAFEKVRDFAKENGETLVIVTADHSTGGISIGSDGEYNWDPAPIQAAKHTPDYMAEQIVNGASVEETLADNIDLELTEEEIDSVKTAAEKGDQTEIDNAIEKIFDKRSGTGWTTDGHTGDDVPVYAYGPQKEKFAGLIDNTDQANMIFELLKNKGKIKDKK from the coding sequence ATGAAGAAATCAATGAAGAAGATCCTTCCGTTGGCGGTCGTATCCTCATTAGCTCTTGGAAGCGTCATAGGAATGAACCAGGATAACACAGAAGCGAAAGCGAAGGAATCGAAAAATGGGAAAGCCAAGAACGTCATCTTTATGATCGGTGATGGAATGGGTGTACCGTACACAACAGCCCTTCGTTATATGAATGACAATCCTGATACGATGGAAATGGAGAAGACGGCATTTGACCCTTACCTTGTCGGACTACAAACGACGTACCCGGAAGATGAAAAAGAGAACGTAACAGACTCAGCGGCTGCTGCAACGGCAATGAGCGGCGGAGTGAAAACATATAATAACGCGATTGCAGTAGATAATGATAAATCAGATGTAAAAACGGTTCTGGAGCAGGCGAAGGAAAATAACATGTCTACAGGAATCGTCTCTACGTCAGAAATCACCCATGCTACACCGGCATCTTACGGAGCTCATGAAGAGTCACGCAAGAGTGAAGATGCGATTGCCAATGATTATTATGATGAAATGATCAACGGGAAGCATAAGATCGATGTCATGCTTGGTGGAGGAACAGATTTCTTCGAGCGTGATGATCGCAATATTGCAGAACAGTTCAAAAAAGACGGATACAGCTATGTAAAATCAGCTGATGAGCTTAAAAAAGATAAGAATGATCAAATTCTTGGTCTGTTCGCTGAATCCGGAATGGACAAGATGATCGACCGTGATGAGAAGCAGCCAAGCTTAGCGGATATGACGACGGCTGCCCTTGACCGTTTAAAAGGAGATAAAGATGGTTTCTTCTTGATGGTGGAAGGAAGTCAAATCGACTGGGCCGGTCATGATAATGATGTAGTCGGTGCCATGAGTGAAATGAGAGACTTTGAACAAGCGTTTGAAAAAGTAAGAGATTTTGCGAAAGAAAATGGAGAAACTCTTGTCATCGTAACAGCAGACCATTCAACGGGTGGAATCTCAATTGGCTCTGACGGTGAGTACAACTGGGATCCGGCTCCAATCCAGGCGGCAAAGCATACACCTGACTATATGGCAGAGCAGATTGTAAACGGTGCATCGGTTGAAGAAACGTTAGCCGACAATATCGACCTTGAATTGACTGAGGAAGAAATTGATTCTGTGAAAACCGCAGCTGAAAAAGGCGATCAGACGGAAATCGATAATGCAATCGAGAAGATTTTTGATAAACGTTCAGGTACCGGCTGGACAACGGACGGACATACTGGTGATGACGTACCTGTGTACGCATACGGTCCTCAAAAAGAGAAATTTGCCGGCCTGATTGATAATACGGATCAAGCAAACATGATCTTTGAATTGTTGAAGAATAAAGGCAAAATCAAAGACAAGAAATAA
- a CDS encoding IS1182 family transposase, with the protein MLSKHTKEGRNQIEMVALDELVPEDHLVRKVEQAIDFEFIYDLVEDKYCLDNGRPGIDPVVLIKMVFTQYLFGIRSMRQTIKEIETNVAYRWFIGYSFKEKIPHFSTFGKNYVRRFHDTDLFEQIFYRILKEAMTKGLVDPSVAFIDSTHVKANANKKKFEKKIARVETRTYQDQLDKEINIDREEHGKKPFPPQNKEESKEIKVSTTDPESGYYVKDEREKLFAYSFHTASDSRGFILGSLVTGGNVHDSRMLDKLVTQVTDKVGKPSSVAVDAGYKTPHIAKFLMDQEIRPVMPYTRPRTKDGYLRKYEYVYDEYFDSYLCPEGQILPYRTTTRDGYKQYASNPLECKDCPLLERCTQSKNHTKMIHRHVWQDYIDEVEHLRHTELNKTLYAKRKETIERVFADAKEKHGMRWTTLRGLKKVSMQAMLTFAAMNLKKLANWTWRGPCPA; encoded by the coding sequence ATGTTATCAAAACACACTAAAGAAGGAAGAAATCAAATTGAAATGGTTGCGCTAGATGAACTTGTTCCTGAGGATCATCTAGTTAGGAAAGTTGAACAAGCGATTGATTTTGAATTTATTTATGACTTAGTAGAAGATAAATATTGTTTAGACAATGGGCGGCCTGGTATTGATCCCGTTGTTCTCATTAAAATGGTCTTTACCCAATACCTCTTTGGCATACGCTCCATGCGTCAAACCATCAAAGAAATCGAAACCAACGTTGCTTATCGATGGTTTATTGGGTATTCGTTCAAAGAGAAAATCCCTCACTTTTCAACCTTCGGTAAAAACTACGTTAGGCGCTTCCACGATACGGATCTCTTTGAACAAATTTTCTACCGCATTTTGAAAGAAGCGATGACCAAAGGATTGGTGGATCCATCCGTTGCGTTTATAGATTCTACTCATGTAAAAGCGAATGCGAATAAGAAGAAATTCGAAAAGAAAATAGCCCGAGTCGAAACTAGAACGTATCAGGATCAGCTGGATAAAGAGATCAACATTGACCGAGAGGAACACGGAAAAAAGCCCTTCCCCCCACAGAATAAAGAAGAGTCAAAAGAAATAAAGGTCAGCACGACAGACCCTGAAAGTGGGTATTACGTAAAAGATGAGCGCGAAAAGCTGTTTGCGTATTCTTTTCATACGGCAAGCGACTCCCGGGGTTTTATCTTAGGATCTCTTGTCACGGGAGGAAATGTTCACGATAGTCGGATGTTGGACAAGCTCGTCACTCAAGTCACGGATAAAGTCGGTAAGCCCAGTTCTGTCGCTGTTGATGCAGGATATAAAACACCCCACATCGCTAAATTCCTCATGGACCAAGAAATCAGACCCGTTATGCCTTATACACGGCCGAGAACGAAAGACGGATATCTTAGGAAATACGAATACGTTTACGATGAATATTTTGACTCCTATCTTTGTCCCGAAGGACAAATTTTACCTTACCGTACTACCACAAGAGACGGGTACAAACAATACGCTTCAAATCCTTTGGAATGTAAAGACTGTCCTCTGTTAGAACGTTGTACACAAAGTAAGAATCACACCAAGATGATTCATCGACATGTGTGGCAGGATTACATAGATGAAGTAGAACATTTGAGACATACAGAACTTAATAAAACTCTATATGCGAAACGCAAAGAAACGATCGAACGGGTCTTTGCGGACGCAAAAGAAAAGCATGGCATGCGTTGGACGACCTTAAGAGGTCTTAAAAAAGTTTCAATGCAGGCGATGCTTACATTCGCTGCCATGAATCTTAAGAAGTTGGCAAACTGGACATGGCGAGGGCCATGTCCAGCCTAG
- a CDS encoding DEAD/DEAH box helicase → MTPLNDFTSLGIQPKYVNALKEQSITEPTPIQSETIPVLLNGEDVIGQAQTGTGKTMAFLLPMLAKIDPEKDEIQSLIVTPTRELAIQVTAELNQILSSVEDDIHVLAVYGGQDVEKQIKRLKNKAIHIVIGTPGRLLDHVRRETVDFSNVRFLVLDEADQMLHIGFFDEVESIIRETPFTRQTALFSATMSKDIRKIGKRYMNQPHNVQIREKEKIVQEIQQEIVETTDRQKLDALSQTIHDVQPFLGIIFCRTKRRVSKLLGDLKARGFLVDELHGDLSQAKRENVMKKFRDAKLQLLIATDVAARGLDVEGVTHVFNYDIPQDVESYIHRIGRTGRAGKDGLAITFVALKDKQDLEMIEKGIGRSLPRRVVEVVSTKETPNRTKGSSESAKDRREKNIQASKERKARSPRGGRSRTGDNDGPTRSRRSKSEDKNPRRGGGESSGNTRGKRSGSTGRNNNGNQRNSGSRSTSNRRGR, encoded by the coding sequence GTGACCCCATTGAATGATTTTACTTCCTTAGGAATTCAACCTAAGTACGTTAATGCTTTAAAAGAACAATCCATAACAGAACCGACGCCGATTCAGAGCGAAACCATCCCAGTCTTATTGAATGGTGAGGACGTGATCGGACAGGCACAGACCGGAACGGGAAAAACGATGGCGTTTCTCCTGCCCATGCTTGCGAAAATCGATCCGGAAAAAGATGAGATCCAGTCCCTTATTGTGACTCCGACGAGGGAGCTTGCGATTCAGGTAACTGCTGAATTGAATCAAATACTATCTTCTGTCGAAGATGATATACATGTATTAGCTGTGTACGGTGGTCAGGATGTGGAGAAACAGATTAAGCGACTGAAGAATAAGGCGATTCATATCGTGATCGGTACACCGGGACGACTCCTTGATCATGTGCGCCGCGAGACGGTCGATTTTTCAAATGTTAGGTTCCTCGTATTGGATGAAGCGGATCAGATGCTTCATATCGGCTTCTTCGATGAAGTGGAGTCGATCATCCGCGAGACGCCGTTCACCCGTCAGACCGCCCTGTTTTCAGCAACGATGTCCAAGGATATCCGTAAGATCGGGAAGCGCTATATGAATCAACCTCATAATGTGCAGATCCGTGAAAAAGAAAAAATTGTACAGGAAATCCAGCAGGAAATTGTGGAAACGACGGATCGACAGAAGCTGGATGCCCTCAGTCAGACGATCCACGATGTCCAGCCGTTCCTTGGCATCATTTTCTGCCGGACGAAGAGGAGGGTCAGCAAGCTTCTGGGAGACCTTAAAGCGAGAGGTTTTCTCGTCGATGAACTCCACGGTGACTTGTCTCAGGCGAAGCGGGAAAACGTGATGAAGAAGTTCCGGGACGCAAAGCTCCAGCTTCTTATCGCAACGGACGTGGCGGCCAGGGGGCTTGATGTGGAGGGTGTGACCCATGTGTTCAACTATGATATCCCTCAAGATGTGGAAAGCTATATCCATAGAATCGGGCGTACGGGCCGTGCCGGAAAAGACGGGCTGGCCATCACCTTTGTTGCACTGAAGGATAAGCAGGATCTGGAAATGATCGAAAAAGGCATCGGACGTTCATTGCCCCGCCGTGTAGTGGAAGTCGTTTCTACTAAAGAAACCCCCAATCGCACGAAAGGATCCAGTGAAAGTGCAAAGGATCGCCGTGAAAAGAATATACAAGCGAGTAAGGAAAGAAAAGCAAGGTCACCCCGGGGTGGCAGATCCAGGACGGGTGACAATGATGGTCCGACCCGCAGTCGCAGGTCCAAGAGTGAAGACAAGAATCCCCGCCGCGGTGGTGGTGAATCATCGGGTAACACCCGCGGTAAGCGAAGTGGCTCGACAGGAAGGAACAACAACGGTAATCAACGAAATAGTGGCAGCAGATCCACTTCGAATCGAAGAGGGCGCTGA
- a CDS encoding iron-containing alcohol dehydrogenase, with product MNTFLQYNPTKLYFGKDEVKQLSSILDKGLKVLLVYGGGSIKRNGVYNDVMTELGKMDANVFELKGVEPNPRLTNVRKGVDICKKEGIDFILAVGGGSVIDCTKAISAGAKYEGDVWELITAKAPIEEALPFGTILTLAATGSEMNSVSVITNWETNDKLGWGSPLVFPTFSILDPSYTFSVPRDQTIYGIVDSMSHALEHYFHRTENTPMIDGFIESLLRTAIATGPKLLEDLESFEHRETMMYISTTAFNGSLANGTDGGDWATHRIEHAISAIYDIPHGGGLAILFPNWLEHVLEEDPSRVKQLAVNVFGISPEGKEDIDVAREGAKALRDFWNSLGAPGTLADYDIDDSQFDSIAEKTFIKPGVGTYKEMDLDSVRDILARSL from the coding sequence ATGAACACTTTTTTACAATACAATCCGACGAAGCTTTACTTCGGTAAAGATGAAGTGAAGCAGCTGTCTTCCATTTTAGACAAGGGACTGAAGGTCTTACTGGTTTATGGGGGAGGAAGCATCAAGAGAAATGGCGTTTACAATGATGTGATGACCGAGTTGGGTAAAATGGATGCCAACGTTTTTGAGTTAAAGGGAGTGGAACCCAATCCCCGACTGACCAATGTCCGTAAAGGTGTCGATATCTGCAAAAAAGAAGGAATAGACTTCATCCTGGCAGTAGGCGGTGGAAGTGTGATCGACTGCACAAAAGCGATATCGGCAGGAGCAAAGTACGAGGGGGACGTGTGGGAACTGATCACCGCCAAAGCCCCGATCGAGGAAGCACTTCCCTTTGGAACGATCCTGACGTTGGCTGCGACAGGTTCAGAAATGAACTCTGTGTCTGTGATTACGAACTGGGAAACGAATGATAAATTAGGTTGGGGCTCGCCTCTTGTCTTCCCGACGTTTTCTATACTGGATCCTTCTTACACATTCTCTGTACCCCGCGACCAGACAATTTATGGGATCGTCGACAGCATGTCCCATGCTCTTGAACACTATTTCCATCGGACGGAAAATACGCCGATGATTGACGGGTTCATTGAATCCCTTTTAAGGACGGCGATTGCAACCGGTCCTAAACTACTGGAGGATCTCGAGTCCTTCGAGCATAGGGAAACGATGATGTATATCAGTACGACGGCATTCAATGGATCTCTTGCAAATGGGACCGACGGAGGGGATTGGGCCACCCACCGGATCGAGCATGCCATTTCGGCCATCTACGATATTCCCCATGGCGGCGGTCTTGCGATACTTTTCCCGAACTGGCTGGAGCATGTACTGGAAGAGGATCCATCCCGGGTCAAACAGCTTGCGGTGAATGTGTTCGGGATCTCGCCTGAAGGCAAGGAAGATATCGACGTGGCACGTGAAGGGGCGAAAGCTCTGCGCGACTTCTGGAACTCCCTCGGGGCACCTGGCACGCTTGCCGATTATGACATTGATGATAGTCAGTTCGATTCCATTGCGGAGAAGACGTTCATCAAGCCTGGCGTAGGTACGTATAAAGAAATGGATCTGGACAGTGTGAGGGATATATTGGCAAGATCTCTTTAG